The sequence ATCCCTGAAGGAAGCGATCCATAATCGCGTCAATAACAAATACCGCAGTCTGATCATCAAGATCAGACCTTATTTCCCCAAGGTCTTTTGCCCTTTGGCATAGAGGACCGAAATATTCCTGAGAAAAAAGCCTGACCTGGGAAATCAATTCTTCCCGATTGGGAACACCGGGCTCAAAAAGAACCTTCAGATAGATCTGATAATAATCAGGGTGCTGGTCGATGAATCGGATTCCCGCACACAGGACTCTTTTAACCATCGTAAAAAAATTATCCGGGGCAGGATTTGATGGCGCATCTTTGACAGCAAGCCTTACCAGATTGGTGAACCGTTCGAAAATGAATAAAAAAATGGCCTCTTTATTCTTGAAATACTGATACAAGGATCCCTTGGCAATACCAAGCTGCCTTACAATGTTGTTAAGGCTTGCCCCCTGGTAACCGTTGCGGGCAAACTCATGCACGGCTGCATCGATGATCCGCCAGCGCTTATCTTCAGGAAGATTCCTGAAGGTATTTTTTTCATTTATTAAAATTGTTGAATCCATATTGTGACCAGGTGGTCACAATAGTAGTAATGGATAATTCTGGCAAGTATTTTTAAAATAGTCTCGGAGACAGAATAAATTCTGTCTGAGGGGTAAACTTACTATCCAAATAGCAAAACTAAAAAAAAATTGCCCGCATCGCAACAAGCACGATCAAAATCGAAAAACCTTAAAAAATCCCACCAATACAAACTGAACAAAGTAGATAGGTTACATGCATGACACCCTTCGGAGGAGTGCTTTTTACGAGGCGGGCATAATTAACTATTGACAATGGTGTATTGTATTTGGTTGAGTATATTATTAGGTAGTAATATAGTATTTCTTACAAAACCGTATGAATTAACACAAACTAATTTCCATAGGAGACAACCTATGAATCCCGAACCAGCAATTGCAGCAAATATAGAACGCAGATGGCATAAAAGATTCAAAGCCAAAGGGCACGCCTTTGCGGTCATCACCACTCCTGATTCCGTTGAGCTTTGTCACATAATTGACATCAGCAGCACAGGGTTATCATTTCGTTATTTTGCCGACAGCCCGGAATTAAATGATGAATTTCAGAAAATTTCCATCCTTTTCAGTGAGAATTTCTACCTTGAAGGTGTTCCGGCACAATCCGTATCCGATCGCAAAATCGACACCAAATTACCGCATATCATCAAGATGCGAAGGCGAGGAATCAAATTCGGCGACCTTGACAAGGAACAGATATCTCAGATTCAGTACTTTATCCGGCACAATACTGCTGGTATCTGCTGATAAAAAGCCTCGCAAATTCCCTTCAGCCGCAAACCTAATCCTCTTGAGTCAGGATTCCTGACTCTTCTATCCATTGCACCAGGCGATCCATCCCTTTTTCCGTCGATACTGTTGGTTCATATCCCAAATCATTTTTTGCATTATCAATGGAAAACCAGTGAGACTTGGCAAGCTGTTCCGCTAAAAAACGCGTCATAAGCGGCTCGCCCAGAAAGGGGAAAGTCTTGTACACCCCTTCAAGAATCATCCCACCGAGATATGCCTTTTTGAATGACACTTTTTCTTCCACCTCGAGAATCCCCACTCTTTTAAAAAGTGAATTAATCCATTCCCATAAATTCAGCGGATTGCCCTGTGAGATGAAATAGGCCCTGCCTGCAGCCGTGGCCTTTGATTCAAGGTTCTCTGCTGCGAGCAAATGTGCAGTGGCGACATTATCTATGTAGGAAATATCAACAAGATTCCCACCGGAACCGACCTGCTTTAACAATCTGTGGCGACCTCGATCAAGGAGCCTGGGGATAAGATTGGTATCGCCCGGCCCCCAGACAAGATGCGGCCTCAACGCAGTGGTGCGAAGCTGATCGGAATTGACCGCAAGCACCATCTGCTCGGCAACAACCTTGGTGTGCGCGTAATTGCACAAGAATTTCCGCGCATAGGGAAATGTCTCATCCACGCCGCAAAGGTCAGTGCCGGTGAATACAACGCTTGGAGTGCTGGTATAGACAAGTGTTGGTATATTATTCTTCCGGCAGGCGGAAATTACATTACTTGTTCCAATGACATTCGGTGTATAAAACGCATCCCAGCTGCCCCAGATTCCAGCCTTGGCCGCAACATGAAACACGGTATCGGCGCCCTTAAAAGCTTTGACCAGAAAATCCCGGTCCCTGATATCCCCTTGCAGTGTCCGAACCCCCATTTTATTCACTTCAGGATAAGGGTTCCTGCCGATCACAACCGGCTCAATACCTCTTTGGACAAGCTGTTTAACCACGGCAAACCCGACAAACCCGCCGCCGCCTGTGACTATTGCTTTTTTCATAGTATTAAAACCTACGTTGATCCTTCTCAACCTGTTGAAACGACTTCCCCCTCTCACCCCTCATCACTCATCACTCATCACTATTTTATCCGCCGCCCACACGGCAAGTTTCTCTCTGAAAATCTTGGCATTATGCCGGATATCAACCGGAAACGACGGATGAATCAAAAAGTTCCGTATCGGCCGGGTGATGTCGTACTGGTTTGCCAAACCCAGCAGTTCTGTAAAAAATGCCGCCCTGTTTGCTATCTTTTCATGGGGCTCGACTATCAATACCGGGGTCTGGTTGCCCCACTCACCTACGCCGACCAACGCGGATCGATACACTTGAGGATGGTTGTTAAAAATCGCCTCGCAACAGATGGTAAACATCGTTTCTGTTCGGGTGATAACCCGGTGCGCCTTGCGGCCGCAGAACCACAAACGACCTTCATTGTCCATATACCCCGTATCGCCGAGCCGGTGCCAAAAGGTGTCGCCGTCCCTGATCTTAGCCAAGGCGTTTTCCCTGGGGTTGTTGTCATACTCCCGGGTGACCACTTCCCCTTTGACGACAATCTCTCCGATGGAATCAGCAGACAACACCGTATCATCGTCCCAAGCGACAATGGCATCATCTGAAATCGGCAGAATTCGTATGTCGTTTCCCGGCAGAGGTCTCCCTACGCATGTTCCCTTGCCTTTCATGGTCTGCGGCCAGGTTCCAGATAATATTTCCGATCCGGTCATCGAAACGATGGGCAGGCTCTCGGTTGCACCGTAGGGGGTGTGAATCTCCGCATCCGCCGATACAATCCGCTTTACACGTCCAATGAGCTCTCCTGAAACCGGCGCTCCGGCCATAAGAATTTTCTTGAGGGATGGAAGCCTGATACTATTTTTAATACAATAGCCACTGACCACATTCCAGATTGCCGGAGAACCGAAGGAATAGGTGACGTTGTGTTTTATGATGGTCCTGATAAATTTTTCAGGATTTACCTGTGCCGGGCGGGCGGGGTTCATATCCGGTATTACAGAGCATGCGCCAAGGGCTGCGGAAAACAACGCAAAAAGCGGAAATGCCGGCTGGTCGATATCATCAAGAGTAATCCCGTAATAATCCCTGATAAGTCCCAACTGAGCCAGGAAGACCCCGTGTTCATACCGAACTCCCTTGGGCGGGCCGGTGCTGCCGGTGGTAAAGATTATTGCCGCAAGATCAGTCTTTTCGGAATGTACCGCAGGGAAACTGTGCTCTGCCGGATCAGTAATGCTTTGAAGTGATTTACCGAATAATCCAAAAGATGACCCCACACAGATATTCAGTTGGACTGTATCGAAATGACGTGGAAAAAATGTCTTGAAAATATGCGCCATGGGTATGCCGATAAACACTTGCGGTTTGACCGAACCCACACATCCAAGGAGATTTTTATACCCCATGCCCGGATCAATGAGAATTACCGGGGCGCCAAGCTTAAACAGCGCAAAAGTAAGGCTGATAAACTCAATGGAAGGCCTGACCATGAGCATCACCCGGTCACCGCGCTTGACACCCTGCACGGCCAAAGCAAAGGCATACGCCCGGGAAAGACGGTCCAACTCCGCAAAGGTAAAACTCCTGGAACCATGAATCAAGGCAAGCTTGTGAGGATAATCCCTGCTTATTTCCTGTAGCGGTTGGGCAATGTTATAATTCATTGTGCTTTGCAATCCTTGATGGGCTCTTAGATAAGGAAGAGTAACGAAACTTCGAAAAGCTGCTGTAGCAGAAATTCCGCCACATAAAATCAACATGTTAAAAAGCAATAAATCGATAAAATCAGTCTTTTTAAGATTTCATCAATTCTTGTTATAGTAGATTGAACCCGCAGGGGTCTGGGCATTGAACATAAATAAGCAAAAAAAAGCAACCAGCATGGCGACGGGGAGAACAGAAAACATCCAAAGAAAAACAAAAGAAATGATGCAATCCTTTGACAGACTGATTGGATTGAATGTATATTTGAAATAAAATTATCACCCTTTTTCAAATCAGCCTTCATGACTGAACGGCGAAAAAACCTACTCATTACATAAGGGATCACAATGCCATCGGATCAGTCCCCTGAAACTCTCACAAAAGCGATTGAAAAACATCTAAATAGTAAACTTAAATCATCATTTGCCAAATACGACCAGTCCATTGATGACTTAACTACCCCGCTGAAATGGAAGCCTCTGGTCCTGGTTATCGGCAATTTTTCGTCCGGGAAATCCACCTTTATCAACGAACTTCTCGGCATGGATGTACAGCGCACCGGTCAGTCGCCCACCGACGACAGCTTTACCATCCTGGCCCACCCGGATGACAGCCCCACCAATGAAGACATGCCCGGGCGGTCGGTGGTTGCCGACAATCGCCTGCCCTTCATGCCGATCCGGGTTTTTGGTGAAAGCCTTCTCTCGCATATCAAACTCAAATGCATTGACTCGCCGATCCTTAAAAATCTTGCAATTATCGACACACCGGGAATGCTTGATTCGGTTACCGAAAAGGATCGCGGCTACGATTATCTCGGGGTTGTTGGAGAATTATCCCGGCTTTCGGACCTTGTCATTCTCATGTTTGACCCACATAAGGCCGGAACCATCAAAGAAACCTATAAAGCTATAAGAAGCACTCTTCCCGGCTCCACCGGCGAGGACCGTGTGCTCTATGTTTTAAACCGAATTGATGAATGCGAAAACACCACCGATCTGGTGAAATCCTTCGGCACTCTTTGCTGGAACCTTTCACAAATGACCGGCAGAAAGGATATCCCTCGTATTTACCTGACATTTTCACCAGGGATGCGGGAGACCCACAAGGATTTTGAGACATATACCAACGAAAGGGAGGAGCTCAAATCCGCTGTACTGAACGCCCCTAAAATGCGTATTGACCATATATTTGAAGAAGTAGATCGCGGCGTTCGCGAACAAGGCCTTCTGGTTGAAGCGCTGCAGGCTTTTCAATCAGTTTTTTTCAGTAAAATTCAAAACCTCCTGCAATACGGCTTTCTCGCTGTTATAATCCTTTTCTTTTGCACCGATGTGCTACTCAATCTTTTCACAGAATTTCCGGAATCAACCCTCATCGCAAATATTTTGAACGGTTCGGTCACACTGGAAAACTTTCTGATCCCAACAATCAGCTCAGCTCTGGTGATTTTCCTTGTTTCAATTATTATCCGACGCTTTATTTACCCGAAGCATCTGATTACGACAATTCATGACATTGATAATCTCCTGGCCCTTGAAACATCCTATAAAAAAGACCTCTGGGACCGCGTACGAGGAAGGATTCTTACAATTCTTGATAATACCCCGACGAAACATCTTTTTAAAAATCACCGCAGCACCCTGAAAAAAATCAAGCGGTTTACAACCAAAGACTTACCAGAATTCTCTAAACGCTTCCGCAGTTGATTGTCGCTTTTTTTTGCCAGGGAAGAAATGTTATACCCTATGGGGAAAAGACATTGCGGACCAGAAGGAATCTAATTAAATTCGGTATACTAAGCGCTGTTGCAGCAACGAGTAGCCTTGCCTTTCTCAGGCTCTATCAAAAAAAATATAAGGTTCGAGAAATCCTCCATTACCCCGCCCCTCTCCTTCGAAATAAATCCGACCCGGTAGAAATTATCGACAAAAATACCATTGTGTTAAGTCAGGAAATGCTTGCCACTCTCAAGTACCGAAATCTTATTGATTTCTTCACAAAAGCAACCCTGCACAAAGGAATTTCAGCCCCTCAGGTTGGAGTGTCAAAAAGGCTGTGC comes from Pseudomonadota bacterium and encodes:
- a CDS encoding dynamin family protein — translated: MPSDQSPETLTKAIEKHLNSKLKSSFAKYDQSIDDLTTPLKWKPLVLVIGNFSSGKSTFINELLGMDVQRTGQSPTDDSFTILAHPDDSPTNEDMPGRSVVADNRLPFMPIRVFGESLLSHIKLKCIDSPILKNLAIIDTPGMLDSVTEKDRGYDYLGVVGELSRLSDLVILMFDPHKAGTIKETYKAIRSTLPGSTGEDRVLYVLNRIDECENTTDLVKSFGTLCWNLSQMTGRKDIPRIYLTFSPGMRETHKDFETYTNEREELKSAVLNAPKMRIDHIFEEVDRGVREQGLLVEALQAFQSVFFSKIQNLLQYGFLAVIILFFCTDVLLNLFTEFPESTLIANILNGSVTLENFLIPTISSALVIFLVSIIIRRFIYPKHLITTIHDIDNLLALETSYKKDLWDRVRGRILTILDNTPTKHLFKNHRSTLKKIKRFTTKDLPEFSKRFRS
- a CDS encoding NAD-dependent epimerase/dehydratase family protein, whose product is MKKAIVTGGGGFVGFAVVKQLVQRGIEPVVIGRNPYPEVNKMGVRTLQGDIRDRDFLVKAFKGADTVFHVAAKAGIWGSWDAFYTPNVIGTSNVISACRKNNIPTLVYTSTPSVVFTGTDLCGVDETFPYARKFLCNYAHTKVVAEQMVLAVNSDQLRTTALRPHLVWGPGDTNLIPRLLDRGRHRLLKQVGSGGNLVDISYIDNVATAHLLAAENLESKATAAGRAYFISQGNPLNLWEWINSLFKRVGILEVEEKVSFKKAYLGGMILEGVYKTFPFLGEPLMTRFLAEQLAKSHWFSIDNAKNDLGYEPTVSTEKGMDRLVQWIEESGILTQED
- a CDS encoding AMP-binding protein, which gives rise to MNYNIAQPLQEISRDYPHKLALIHGSRSFTFAELDRLSRAYAFALAVQGVKRGDRVMLMVRPSIEFISLTFALFKLGAPVILIDPGMGYKNLLGCVGSVKPQVFIGIPMAHIFKTFFPRHFDTVQLNICVGSSFGLFGKSLQSITDPAEHSFPAVHSEKTDLAAIIFTTGSTGPPKGVRYEHGVFLAQLGLIRDYYGITLDDIDQPAFPLFALFSAALGACSVIPDMNPARPAQVNPEKFIRTIIKHNVTYSFGSPAIWNVVSGYCIKNSIRLPSLKKILMAGAPVSGELIGRVKRIVSADAEIHTPYGATESLPIVSMTGSEILSGTWPQTMKGKGTCVGRPLPGNDIRILPISDDAIVAWDDDTVLSADSIGEIVVKGEVVTREYDNNPRENALAKIRDGDTFWHRLGDTGYMDNEGRLWFCGRKAHRVITRTETMFTICCEAIFNNHPQVYRSALVGVGEWGNQTPVLIVEPHEKIANRAAFFTELLGLANQYDITRPIRNFLIHPSFPVDIRHNAKIFREKLAVWAADKIVMSDE
- a CDS encoding PilZ domain-containing protein, with amino-acid sequence MNPEPAIAANIERRWHKRFKAKGHAFAVITTPDSVELCHIIDISSTGLSFRYFADSPELNDEFQKISILFSENFYLEGVPAQSVSDRKIDTKLPHIIKMRRRGIKFGDLDKEQISQIQYFIRHNTAGIC
- a CDS encoding peptide deformylase yields the protein MRTRRNLIKFGILSAVAATSSLAFLRLYQKKYKVREILHYPAPLLRNKSDPVEIIDKNTIVLSQEMLATLKYRNLIDFFTKATLHKGISAPQVGVSKRLCICIIEGRFHVLINPEIIDKQGNFHSMENCMSLPEHGSLYITRSNYIKVKYKSLENNEMILELRNKNTALVEHEIDHLNGILYIDHHSFSC
- a CDS encoding TetR/AcrR family transcriptional regulator; this encodes MDSTILINEKNTFRNLPEDKRWRIIDAAVHEFARNGYQGASLNNIVRQLGIAKGSLYQYFKNKEAIFLFIFERFTNLVRLAVKDAPSNPAPDNFFTMVKRVLCAGIRFIDQHPDYYQIYLKVLFEPGVPNREELISQVRLFSQEYFGPLCQRAKDLGEIRSDLDDQTAVFVIDAIMDRFLQGYAQSYLDGGLGFSKISARQLEAKIDALIKVLQDGLSPS